ACTGGAAGGTAAAACACTCTAAttgaccaaaaaaaattctatattgTGGCAAAGGATCTATCACTTTTCTTATTCACTTTTTACGTAGTTGGGCATTTGAGGGTATCAAACCTCTCTATAAAAGGACACCAAAATCTCAACAAAGAGAACCAAATTACTCACTACAAAAATATACCATCATCCtctcaaaaaccaaaaaaaaataaaatggttaCTGCAATTTCATACGATCCTAGACAAAATCTCAACCTAAGAAAAGACCATGGAATTGTTGTAGTAGAAGAAATTGAAGGTCTTATAAAAGTTTACAACAATGGCCACATTGAAAGACCACCTATTGTCCCAAATGTCCCACCTAATTCCCTCTCTCATGTTACATCCAAAGATGTCATTTTTCACAATCCTACTAATTTATGGTCACGAATTTACCTCCCTACCAATAGTAATCCTTCAAAGAAACTCCCTTTACTCATTTATTTTCATGGGGGTGGTTTTTCAGTAGGCTCCGCTGCATGGAAATGTTACCATGattttttatcaactcttgcTTCGAAAATCGGAGTTGTAATTATGTCCGTTAACTATCGATTAGCACCCGAAAATCGTCTTCCTGCTGCTTACGACGATGGATTCCACGCTATAACATGGCTAAAAAATCAAGCTATGGTAAATTCCAAGGAACAAAATTGGTGGTCTAGTAAATGCAATTTTTCAAATATGTTCATTAGTGGTGACAGTGCTGGTGCTAATATTGCTTATCACGTAGCCATTAGGCTCAATtcgtataataataataataatatcaaaccTTTATGTCTCAAAGGGGTTATTTTAATCCAACCATTTTTCGGAGGTGAATCGCGAACTCAATCAGAGAAATATTCAGTTCAACCTCCATACTCTGCTTTGAATTTATCTGCTTCGGATACTTATTGGCGAATCGCGTTGCCAGTGGGCTCGAATCGTGATCATCCGTGGTGTAAGCCGAGATTGAGTAGTACTAATAATATGAAATTTCCATCTGTGTT
The Solanum stenotomum isolate F172 chromosome 12, ASM1918654v1, whole genome shotgun sequence DNA segment above includes these coding regions:
- the LOC125848185 gene encoding probable carboxylesterase 17, with protein sequence MVTAISYDPRQNLNLRKDHGIVVVEEIEGLIKVYNNGHIERPPIVPNVPPNSLSHVTSKDVIFHNPTNLWSRIYLPTNSNPSKKLPLLIYFHGGGFSVGSAAWKCYHDFLSTLASKIGVVIMSVNYRLAPENRLPAAYDDGFHAITWLKNQAMVNSKEQNWWSSKCNFSNMFISGDSAGANIAYHVAIRLNSYNNNNNIKPLCLKGVILIQPFFGGESRTQSEKYSVQPPYSALNLSASDTYWRIALPVGSNRDHPWCKPRLSSTNNMKFPSVLMCISEMDILKDRNLEMCGVLGDAGIKVEKHVYKGVGHAFHILHNSPLSQPRTQDMMSHLKAFIYNQ